A section of the Dehalobacter sp. DCM genome encodes:
- a CDS encoding Holliday junction endonuclease, translating to MSYYLGIDASLTSPGFCLADEQRPYIRSKNIKTKEKGPYRITEILNEIITGYIMTDEKPKKIIIEGLSFGSRGKGFLNLAELAGIIKYELFRYHYGPDYGLIIVPPASLKQFATGKGNVEKSAMILQAYKESGIEFECSDECDAFWLAQVGRASDGCWDGICHTKLREIVLKKIIGDQKE from the coding sequence ATGAGTTATTACCTTGGTATCGACGCTTCCTTAACATCACCCGGATTCTGTTTGGCCGATGAACAAAGGCCGTATATCCGGTCAAAGAATATTAAAACGAAGGAAAAGGGGCCTTACCGGATAACAGAAATCTTGAACGAAATAATCACTGGATACATCATGACCGATGAAAAGCCTAAAAAAATAATAATCGAAGGTTTGTCATTTGGATCCCGGGGAAAAGGATTCTTGAACCTGGCAGAGTTGGCAGGAATCATAAAATACGAGTTGTTTAGATATCACTACGGACCAGATTATGGATTGATCATCGTCCCTCCTGCATCCCTAAAACAGTTCGCAACCGGGAAAGGAAACGTCGAAAAATCAGCCATGATCTTACAGGCATACAAAGAATCCGGGATTGAGTTTGAATGCAGCGACGAATGCGACGCGTTCTGGCTAGCACAAGTCGGCCGGGCTAGTGACGGTTGTTGGGATGGTATATGCCATACCAAGTTGCGGGAAATAGTGCTCAAAAAGATTATCGGTGATCAGAAAGAGTGA
- a CDS encoding YkgJ family cysteine cluster protein, whose translation MKTIEQRHLELYEKIPKFECKEGCVGCCGPIPFTKWEWERIEDKRKATELNCPYAIKGRCNIYEKRPLICRLYGAVRKMKCPYGCQPESFLSKKAEKKIVEAYFKLMKEEKF comes from the coding sequence ATGAAAACTATTGAACAAAGGCATCTTGAACTTTATGAAAAGATTCCTAAGTTTGAATGCAAAGAAGGATGTGTTGGTTGCTGCGGACCGATCCCTTTTACCAAGTGGGAATGGGAACGAATTGAGGATAAACGCAAGGCCACAGAGTTGAATTGCCCGTATGCAATAAAGGGACGTTGCAATATATACGAAAAGCGGCCGCTGATATGCAGATTATACGGAGCGGTCAGAAAGATGAAATGCCCATATGGGTGCCAACCGGAATCCTTTCTATCAAAGAAAGCTGAGAAAAAGATTGTTGAAGCCTATTTTAAGCTGATGAAGGAGGAGAAATTTTGA
- a CDS encoding ASCH domain-containing protein has product MKAITLWQPWASLLACGAKKYETRSWDTSYRGPIAIHAAARSIQSILKECFPCADYEYHPSHAARAKFLNACGFATLEPLYEFPRGAIIATAELVNCWHIVSHPGTNIDVARHIPIGAELDVPKHHPDFDKYIVPTEQEIMFGNWTPGRYAWEFTNMQVLLEPIPAKGGQRLWNWEGDIDA; this is encoded by the coding sequence ATGAAGGCAATCACATTATGGCAACCGTGGGCCTCATTGCTGGCTTGCGGTGCAAAAAAATACGAAACCAGGTCATGGGATACGTCATACCGTGGGCCGATAGCGATCCATGCGGCAGCGAGAAGTATACAAAGTATTTTGAAAGAGTGTTTTCCGTGCGCAGACTATGAGTATCATCCAAGCCATGCGGCAAGAGCAAAATTTTTAAATGCTTGCGGATTTGCGACACTTGAACCACTATATGAGTTTCCACGGGGGGCCATTATTGCCACAGCAGAACTTGTAAACTGTTGGCACATCGTTTCCCATCCAGGAACAAACATAGATGTGGCAAGGCATATTCCAATAGGTGCAGAACTCGATGTCCCGAAACATCATCCGGATTTTGATAAATACATTGTACCGACTGAACAGGAAATAATGTTCGGTAACTGGACGCCTGGGCGCTATGCCTGGGAATTTACAAACATGCAAGTGTTGCTTGAACCAATACCGGCAAAAGGTGGTCAAAGATTGTGGAATTGGGAAGGTGATATAGATGCGTGA